A stretch of DNA from Endozoicomonas sp. 8E:
GGATGCCCTGCAGGAGTCCCTGAGTGCGATTGTTCAGGCGGTTAAAAGTGCGCTGGAACAGTCTCCTCCGGAACTGGCTTCTGACATTGCCGAGCGAGGTCTGGTGTTGACTGGTGGCGGTGCCCTGTTGCGTGACCTGGACAAACTTATCAGTGAAGAGACCGGCCTGCCCGTGCTGGTGGCGGAAGACCCGCTGACCTGCGTTGCTCGTGGCGGAGGTCGTGCTCTGGAAATGATGGACAAACATTGTATGGATTTACTGTCCACAGACTGAACGTTAGTAGAGGTGCTTTCCAGCCAAACAACAGGCCAAGCGGTTTCCGCCTGGCCTGTTGTTATGATTGAAGCCTGTAATTTTTGAAATTAAAAGATTGAGTTCTCCGTGCAAATCACAGGAGCCAGCCATTAAATCGATATTTAGCCAGCAACAGTCTTTGGCGACACGTTTTGTTTTTTTGCTGAGTATTTGTATTGCCCTGCTGTTTGTTGATCACCGTTTTGATTATCTCTCTACTGCCCGCTCCTGGTTAACAATGGCGGTTGCCCCCCTGCAGTGGATCTCTGACTTACCTTCCCGGGCTATTAGCACAGCCGATGAACTGGTGACTTCCCGAAGTGACTTACTTGAAGAAAATACCCGGCTGAAAGCCCGTAACCTGATTCTTGAACAAAAAGTTCAGAAGCTGGCATCTCTGACTGCCCAGAACCTTCGCCTGAAGGAATTGCTGAATTCGTCCGAGCTTGTGGATGAGCAGGTTCTGGTGGCTGAAATCATTGGTATTGATCCGGACCCCTATGAACACATTGTGACGATCAATAAAGGTTCTACCGATAGGGTGTATAGAGGTCAGGCCATTGTTGATGCTCACGGGGTTATGGGGCAGGTGATTGCCGTTAATCCGGTCAGTAGCCGGGTCATGCTGGTCACAGATACTGCCAGCAGGGTTCCTGTCCAGGTTAATCGCAGTGGCTATCGCGCTATCGCTGTGGGCACCGGCAGTAAGGATTCTGTGGAGCTGATGCATATATCCGATACAGTGGATATTAAAGAAGGTGACCTTTTGACCAGTTCGGGTCTGGGACAGATTTATCCGGTGGGCTACCCCCTGGGGAAAGTCAGGAAAATAGTGCGTACACCAGGAGAGGCGTTCGCCAGGATCGAGGTTCAGCTGATGGCTGAAGTCAACAGAACACGTTTTGTTCTGCTGGTCTTCCGTTCAAACGAAGACATGAAACCGGAATCGGCACCTGGAGCTAAGCAGAAGGAGAGCCCATGAGTATTCAGAAAGCCAATGCTCATTGGATTGTCTGGTTTTCCGTGCTGGCTGCTTTCCTGTTGAG
This window harbors:
- the mreC gene encoding rod shape-determining protein MreC — translated: MSSPCKSQEPAIKSIFSQQQSLATRFVFLLSICIALLFVDHRFDYLSTARSWLTMAVAPLQWISDLPSRAISTADELVTSRSDLLEENTRLKARNLILEQKVQKLASLTAQNLRLKELLNSSELVDEQVLVAEIIGIDPDPYEHIVTINKGSTDRVYRGQAIVDAHGVMGQVIAVNPVSSRVMLVTDTASRVPVQVNRSGYRAIAVGTGSKDSVELMHISDTVDIKEGDLLTSSGLGQIYPVGYPLGKVRKIVRTPGEAFARIEVQLMAEVNRTRFVLLVFRSNEDMKPESAPGAKQKESP